The genomic stretch TTCGCCAGGGGCGGCCGCAGCCGACAGATTGGCACGCGAACCCAGCGACAGGTTGGTCGCGGGGGTGACGCCGCACGCGGTCGCCAGGACGGCGATCGACGCAACGGCAGCCAGGGGGAGGGTCCGAGTAACCTTCATCCGCATCTCCTTCAGCAGCGCTTAACAGACCTTATACAAACCCTAATTCGCAGTTAACCCAAAGATAAAGATAATCGAGCAAGCCCGCGACCTTCAAGGCCGCAGGCCGGATTTAAAGAAGAATTAACGAATCCCTAACTAAGCGTTGATGTCCACGTTCCGGCCGGCATTGCCGCGCTGGCCCAGGGCATCGCGCACCGCGCTCAGGAGATCGCCTGGAGACAGCCCGGGGGGCAGGTTTCCCGCCGCGGGCGTTCCCGCCGCCTTGCCCTTGCCCTTGTCTTTGTCCTTGTCCTTGCCCTTCCCGCGGCCGATGCGTTCGAGTTCTTCCTCGATCCGCCGGTTCTCCCCGAGGTCCTGGATGTCCACGCGGGGCGTCGCGCGCATGTTGAGTTCGATGAACGCGGCTTCCTGGGCCAGGAGGTTGATGTCGCGGTGCGAGGTGGGGATCACGCGCGGCGTGGCGCGGCGGTCTATTTCTCCCTCGGAGTCCGCCGTGAGTTGCCGGTCGCCCTGCAGCTTTCGCAGCGAGCCGGACAACGCATTGAACTGCGCCTCGATATCGTCGGCGGTCTGGTAGGGCGGGCGCGGCCGGAGAGCCACGGTGCGGTTCTCCGAGAGAATCTTTCCCGATCGGATGTCGACGATGCGGCTGTTGACGCTGGCGCCCGAATCCGCGTGCCGGTCCATCTCGACGACCAGGGCCGAATCGGCTCGCCGCCAGGGTTCGACCACCTGTCCGTTGCGGAGGCCCACTTCGGCCTCGAAGCGCGTGAGCGTCGAGCGCGCGAAGGCGACGTCGCCTGGCTGGAGGTCGATGCCGGCCGCGCGAAAGGCGCCGCGCAGCAAGCGGAGGTCCGCAGCCGACGCGGCGGTCAGATCGCCCGCGGACGGAGCCACGCTCCGCGTATCGCGGGAGATCGCCCCGATCGCCAAGAACAACCCTCCTTGTTCAGCGGCATTCCAGGAAGATCACGTCGGGTTGGTCACGCCAGCTCTCGAATCCGGCGTCCTTCCCACTGCTCGAGTGAGTAGCCGGCGTTCCGTCGCCCGGTTTCTTACGTACCCGGGCCGCCAGGTTATGTTACCGCCTGACCAGCTTCAGCGGCTTCTGGCAGTTGTAGCAGGCGAACTCCTTGACGTCCGACAGCAGCGTGTTGCCCTCGCCGCAGTGCGGGCAGCGAATCTCCTTCTGGGGAGCCTGCGCGCCCGAGACGATGCCCCATGCGCCCCATGCCGCGTAGATCGCACCCAGGATCATCAGCGTGATGCCCAGGTCCCGCCAGAAGAAGATCGCCACGAGGCCGATGAAGAACTGCACGAGGCCGCCGGCGATCTTGCCGAAGCCGCCGCTGACCAAGTCGAAACGCGTTTTCGCGTGAGGCGGGTTTTCCATCCCTTCCAGTATGCCCGCTGGCGGCCGAAAGTGACGCATTCCCTTGACGAGCGCCTTCGGAGCGTGTCCGAATAACTACACGGGAACAAGTGCGGCCATTGGGCCGTCTTCGGCCTCGTAGGCCTCACGAAACACCAGAAGGAGCGGTTCCGCGCGATGCAATTGGTGACGTTGCTACAGGCTGGCGGGATCATGATGATCCCCATCCTCGCCGCCTCTATCGTCGCGGTGGCGCTCATCCTGGAGGTCTGGTGGCTGCTGGCCCGCTCCCGGTCGCGCTTCGAGGAGTTGCGCGACTGGACCGGCCCCTTGCCCAAGGGCAAGCGCGGCGACCTGTTCTCGACCCTGCTCGTCTGGATCCACGCCAATCCTCGCACCGGCGTCGAGCAGCGGCGTGATTACGCCGACCTCCTGCTGGGCGCCGTGGAGCGCCGCGTCTCTTGGCTCGGCACGATCGCCGCGATCGCGCCCCTGCTCGGACTGCTGGGCACCGTGTCGGGCATGATCCACAACTTCGCCCTGGTGGCCGCCGTGCGGCCGACCGATCCGCTGAATCAACTCTCGAAGGGCATCTCCGAGGCCCTGGTAGCCACCGGTGCCGGCCTGGTCGTCGCCATCGTGGCCGCCCTGGGTCACCACGCCCTGATGAACTCGCTTGACGGCTTCGCGGCCCAGGTGAGCTCCTACTTGAAGAATCGCAGCGAGGAGGGCACCGGCGAGACGTCGGACGCGGCCACGGGCGTGGCCCCCGCGCCGGAAGCCAAGGCCGTCAATGCCTAACGGCGTCCTGGCCCGGGCGTCGTTCGGCCGCGCTCACCGGCGCGGCGCCCGCTTCGAGCTGATACCGATGATCGACGTCTTCATGATCATCACCTTGTTCCTGATGGTCATGGCATTCCTGCCGCAGATCTCGGAGGCATTGCGGGCCGATCTGACGAGCAGCCGCACCGGCGAGAAGACGCCGCCCTCGGTGCTCGTGCAGCTCACGAAGGAAGGCACGATCATGTTCCAGGGCCACGCGATCGCGCCGGAGGTGCTCGAGGGCCGAATGAAGGGCTTGGTGGCCGGCAAGGCCGACCTGGCGGTCATCGTGGCGGCCGACAAGCAGATCCCCTTCGAGAAGGTCGTCGGCCTCATCGACCGCCTGAAGGTCGCCGGCGTCAAGCGCCTGGCGCTGGCCACGGCCAAGCCGCACGGCGCCCCCCAGCAGTAGACACCGCCAAGGCAGGGGCGCCGGCCGCGACTACCGGCCGGCCGGCTAATCGACCGCCTCCAGGTTGCCTACCAGGGTGCCGGCGTGGTTGCGGATCTCGGGCCTGGCCACGGCCTCCAGCAGCGCCGCTTCGGCGCCGGTGATCAGATCGCAGCCGCGCAGCATGGCCACGAGCGCGGGACCGACCGCCCGGCTGGCGCCGTCGGCGATCTTGATCGCCCAGCCGATGCCGCGGTCGGGATCGCAGCCGGCCGAGACGCCCTCGGCGCCGCCCTTGGACACCAGCCTGCCCCCGGTGGCTTCCATGAGCAGCGTGTCGCGGCGGCCGCTGCCGGCCACCATGGCCGGTTCGGCCCGCATCGCATCCAGGATGCGCCGCCCGGCCGGATCGCCGGGCAGGCGAGCAAAGGCCGTCGCGAGGCCCTCCAGCGGGAGGTGCCAGGCCGGTACGCCGCACCCGTCGGTCGCGCCGCTCATGAGCGTGCCGGCCAGGTCGGAAAAGCGCGCCTGGATGGCTTGCTGCAAGGGATGGTCGGCTTCGAGGTAACCGTCCAGCGCCCAGCCCCGCCGGCGGCAAACCGCCAGCATGCCCGCGTGCTTGCCGGAGCAGTTGTTCTGGAGCACGCCGGCGGGCGCGGCCGGTTCGCCCAGGGGCGGATGCGCACCGCAGCGCAGGGCCGTGGCGGGCACGCCCGCCTTGTCCAGGATGCGTTCCACCGCCGCGACGTGCGTCGGCGAGCCGGCATGAGAGGAAGCGCAGACGGCAAGTTCGGCGCGAGTCAACGCCAAGGCGTCCGCGACGCCGGAATCTACGATTTGCAGCGCCTGGAAGGGTTTGGCGGAAGAGCGTGCGAAGACGGCGGGGAGCGCGCCGGAGGCCTTGAGGAGATTGCCCTGCGCGTCGGTCACGACGAACCAGCCGCGGTGGACACATTCGACCCGGCCCCCTCGGCGAACCTCGACGAGAGGGATGCTGGACACCCGCTCAGCTTACCTTTTTGAGGTAGCGAATGGTGTACTCGACGTCGCCGTCGCTGGTGAACGCCTGCTCGTCGTAGTTGGTCTCGAGGGTGAGGCGGCGGCCGTCGATGCCCTGCACGGCGCCATGCGGCAGCAACAGCGCGCCTTCCCAGTACTGGATGGTGTTGCGCACCGGTTCGCCGGAAAGCTCCACCTCGATGAAGTTGCGGCCGTTGCGCCGGAAGAACCGCATGCGCTCCTTGCTCGACCGGTTGAACATTTCGACGTGGAAGCCCTCGTAGAGGTTGGCGATCTCGGCGCGCAGCCGCGCGAGTTCGGCCTCGATGTCCTTGCGCTTGAGGATGTCGATGCGCTCCCAGACGACGAAGGTGGCGAGGAATACGATGCCGATGTAGTCCTGGGCCTTCAACTCGATGCCGAGCGGATTCATCGACTCGGGCAGGAAGTTGAAGATGAGCATCGTGGCGATGACCGCGAAGGCCACTATGCGCAGAGCATTGGTCAACGCCCCCAGCAGGGTTTGGATGAATACGTTGGCTCTTTCCAGCATCGGTTCCGAATTCGGGGCGATCGACGTCGACCTCGTTGGCGCAGCTTCCAGCAAATCCCCTCCGATTGGGCGATCGGGTGGTTTGAATGTACCCGGCCCATTTCGCCCCCAAACGACACGGATTACGCTCGATCAGCGCCATATCGGCCGACCGGCGTAATCCGCGTAGACTACTTAACCGGAGCGTTTAAGTGGTTGCGTTAGCCGGGTTGAGCGACCCCGTGCCGCCCTCGGTCTTCGCCGCTTCGCGCTTCGCTCCCGGCCCGGTTTCCGGCAGGAGCATCCCGGCCGCCGCCAGGGCAAGCGAAAAGAACGCCCAGGTGCCCAGGCCGGGCAGGAACGACCCCGTCAGATCGCGCAGGAATCCCGCCACGACCGGCGAAAGCGACGAGAAGACGTACGCGATCGAGAAGACCGTGCCCATCATCAGGCTCACGTGCTGGGGCGTGGCGCCGGGCAATTCCATCGGGATGGTGAACAGGGGGGCCACGTAGGCGAATAGCGCGATTCCCAGGCCCACGGCGGACAGCATGATGAGCGCCGGGTGGCGGAAGAGAATCATCCCGAAGGCCGAGGCGACCATCAGGAAGCCGGCGCCGATGATGAAGGGGCGGCGCACGCCGAGTTTCTGGGTGAGCAGGCCGGCGGCGATGGCGGTCGGGATGCCGACCAGGTTGAAGAGGCCCGTGAACTGCGAAGCGGCGGCCTTGGTCATGCCGAACGCCTCCATGTAGTGCCTGGGCAGCCAGGTGTTGAACGCGAGGTACAGGGCCAGGGGGCCGGCGAATCCCAGGGCGATGATCCACGTCTCGGGCATCCGCCAGACGTCGCCGTAGGTGACGTTGGCCTTGTTGGTCGCGGTCGCGGCGGCGTTTCCGCCCGTCTCGGCGGCGTGCTCACGACCCAGGACCGCCCACGCCACGCACAGGGCCACCGAGATCAGCCCGTACACGAGCAGCGTGTGCCGCCAGCCGAGCAGGGACGCCAGGGGCACGGTGGCGAACAGGGTGATCGTGATGCCCGTGTTGACCGCCACGTTGTTGAACGCGTTGATCAGGGGCCGTTCCTTGGCATTGAACCACTGCATGGTCATCGGGCCGAGCAAGGTCACGACCATCGCGCCGCCGATGCCGAACATGAAGCGGGAGGCGAGGAACCAGCCGAAGTTAGGCGAGAATGGCGCCAGCGCGGCGAAGCAGATGCACAGCGAGCCGAGGAGGATGGCCTTCTTGAGGCCGATGCGAATGGCCAGGAGGCCCGTCAGGATGGGGGCCACGACCTTGGCCACCGCGACAAGGGTGTTGAGCAGGCCCAGTTGCGCGCTGTTGATGCCGAACTCGGCCTGCAGGTCGCCCACCAGGGGCGTCACGGCGATCCACGAGACGCCGAACGCCGCGTAGGTGAGGAAAAGCAGCGTCTCGATCACATAGCGGTAGTAGGGTTTCATAACACGAGTCCTCCATCGACTCCGAGGGTCTGGCCGGTGATGAAATCCGCCCCGTCCGAGGCGAGGAACAGATAGGCCTTGGCGACGTCCTCGGGCGTTCCGAGGCGGCCGACGGGCGTCTTCTCCCGCATGAGCGAGAGCACCTTGTCGGGCATCGCCGCCGTCATCTCGGTGGCGATGAAGCCCGGGGCCACCGCATTGGCGGTGATGCCCTTGCGGGCCAGTTCCTTGGCCCAGGTCCTGGTCATGCCGATGATGCCGGCCTTGGTGGCCGCGTAGTTGGTCTGGCCGAAATTGCCGCACGTGCCCACGACGCTGGAAGCCGAGAGGATGCGGCCGCGCCCGCGCTCGGCCATGGGCGCGGCGACCGCCTGGGCGCAATTGAAGACGCCCTTGAGGTTGACGTCCACCACCCGATCCCACTGCTCCTCGGTCATCTTGCCGAGTTGCGCGTCCTGGGTGATGCCGGCGTTGTTGACCAGGACGTCCACCTGGCCCCACATGGCCAGGACCTCCTGGACCGCGGCCTGGACCGCGGCGCGGCGCGTCACGTCCACCTGCTGGGCCACGGCCTCGCCGCCGGAGGCGCTGATCTCGGCCGCGACCTGCGCGGCCGCGGAGCCGTCGACATCCCAGACGGCGACCCGGGCTCCCGCGGCCGCGAACATGAGGGCCGTCGTGCGCCCGATGCCGCGCCCGCCGCCGGTGACGACGACGACCTGGTCCTTCACCGGGCCGCTCCCGAGGCCGGCACGGAGGCCGTTTCCGGGTGAGGCGCCGGAGCGGGCCCCGTCGCGTAGCGCTTGCGCAGTTCGGCCTTGAGGACCTTGCCGCCGGCGTTGCGGGGCAACTCGGTCGCGAACGTCACGGCCTTGGGCAGCTTGTAGCGGGCCACCTTGCCGTCGAGATGATCGAGCACGTCCTGCTCGGATAGCTGCCCGGCCGGTACCACGACCGCCAGGCCGACCTCGCCCCACTTCGCGTCGGGCACGCCGATGATCGCGACGTCGGCGATGTGCGGGTGGCCGTGCAGGATGCGTTCGAGTTCGGCGGGGTACACGTTCTCGCCGCCCGAGATGTACATGTCCTTCTTGCGATCGACAATGTAGGTGTAGCCCTCCTCGTCGCGGCGCACCAGGTCGCCGGTGTGCAGCCAGCCGCCGCGCGTGGCCTGGGCGGTGGCGTCGGGATTGCGCCAGTAGCCGCCGAAGAGGTGAGGGCCGCGGATGAGCAGTTCGCCGACCTCGCCGGGGTTGGCGTCGCGCCCGTCGTCGGCCACGACCCGCACGTCCACGTGCATGTTCGGGAAGCCCACCGAACCCGCCTTGCGAACCGCGTCGCGGGCGTCGAGGGTGAAGCAGTTGGGACCCGCCTCGGTCAGGCCGTAGCCCTGCTTGAACGTGACGCCGC from Candidatus Tanganyikabacteria bacterium encodes the following:
- a CDS encoding asparaginase, whose translation is MSSIPLVEVRRGGRVECVHRGWFVVTDAQGNLLKASGALPAVFARSSAKPFQALQIVDSGVADALALTRAELAVCASSHAGSPTHVAAVERILDKAGVPATALRCGAHPPLGEPAAPAGVLQNNCSGKHAGMLAVCRRRGWALDGYLEADHPLQQAIQARFSDLAGTLMSGATDGCGVPAWHLPLEGLATAFARLPGDPAGRRILDAMRAEPAMVAGSGRRDTLLMEATGGRLVSKGGAEGVSAGCDPDRGIGWAIKIADGASRAVGPALVAMLRGCDLITGAEAALLEAVARPEIRNHAGTLVGNLEAVD
- a CDS encoding MotA/TolQ/ExbB proton channel family protein; its protein translation is MTLLQAGGIMMIPILAASIVAVALILEVWWLLARSRSRFEELRDWTGPLPKGKRGDLFSTLLVWIHANPRTGVEQRRDYADLLLGAVERRVSWLGTIAAIAPLLGLLGTVSGMIHNFALVAAVRPTDPLNQLSKGISEALVATGAGLVVAIVAALGHHALMNSLDGFAAQVSSYLKNRSEEGTGETSDAATGVAPAPEAKAVNA
- the fabG gene encoding 3-oxoacyl-[acyl-carrier-protein] reductase; translated protein: MKDQVVVVTGGGRGIGRTTALMFAAAGARVAVWDVDGSAAAQVAAEISASGGEAVAQQVDVTRRAAVQAAVQEVLAMWGQVDVLVNNAGITQDAQLGKMTEEQWDRVVDVNLKGVFNCAQAVAAPMAERGRGRILSASSVVGTCGNFGQTNYAATKAGIIGMTRTWAKELARKGITANAVAPGFIATEMTAAMPDKVLSLMREKTPVGRLGTPEDVAKAYLFLASDGADFITGQTLGVDGGLVL
- a CDS encoding biopolymer transporter ExbD, producing the protein MPNGVLARASFGRAHRRGARFELIPMIDVFMIITLFLMVMAFLPQISEALRADLTSSRTGEKTPPSVLVQLTKEGTIMFQGHAIAPEVLEGRMKGLVAGKADLAVIVAADKQIPFEKVVGLIDRLKVAGVKRLALATAKPHGAPQQ
- a CDS encoding MFS transporter, with translation MKPYYRYVIETLLFLTYAAFGVSWIAVTPLVGDLQAEFGINSAQLGLLNTLVAVAKVVAPILTGLLAIRIGLKKAILLGSLCICFAALAPFSPNFGWFLASRFMFGIGGAMVVTLLGPMTMQWFNAKERPLINAFNNVAVNTGITITLFATVPLASLLGWRHTLLVYGLISVALCVAWAVLGREHAAETGGNAAATATNKANVTYGDVWRMPETWIIALGFAGPLALYLAFNTWLPRHYMEAFGMTKAAASQFTGLFNLVGIPTAIAAGLLTQKLGVRRPFIIGAGFLMVASAFGMILFRHPALIMLSAVGLGIALFAYVAPLFTIPMELPGATPQHVSLMMGTVFSIAYVFSSLSPVVAGFLRDLTGSFLPGLGTWAFFSLALAAAGMLLPETGPGAKREAAKTEGGTGSLNPANATT